One Nitrospirae bacterium YQR-1 DNA window includes the following coding sequences:
- a CDS encoding tetratricopeptide repeat protein, with the protein MGSLVDSKWKQGDEITRRYEIIDIKAGGMGIVYLCYDRKFKKRVALKTLQERYLSSKTLSARFMWEAETWVRLEKHQNIVVAEYVTKIEDLPFICLEYIEGNEKYGAELKGWIRKGGIDLPGSVNFALQFCNGMVHASTKFKEMKRPFIYRDVKPANIMVTAERVLKITDFGLVKLALEPEAKADKKRKNDDEPEDFSLTQVGTIVGTPYYMSPEQWLCKELDVRADIYAFGCVFYEMITGNPPFAAATLDEIKQLHINVTPKPIPDLPARLSALIGTCLKKDKNKRYSDFSIIRDELNDMYHSFTGSRVYQDDKSVIKKSWELINKGISLFNLKYYNEALECFNAAIRLKASNPDAYRGRGSTYHALGKFDEAIKDFKDSLRLNPASAETYYNRGVTYFATGRNEKAAEDYTKAIELDENYAEAYFNRGVVLRKLGKLDEAVADYGEAIRVKPNYVKAYQSRGNAHFAMGNFEAAAADYKKAYKLNRNTLDALFNLALSSEHLGKNEEAILYWKLFISEAKNSPEQSAKVETARAHLQSLS; encoded by the coding sequence ATGGGCTCATTAGTTGACAGCAAATGGAAACAGGGTGATGAAATCACTAGGCGCTATGAGATCATAGACATAAAGGCCGGTGGTATGGGAATCGTATATCTTTGTTATGACCGCAAATTCAAAAAAAGGGTAGCACTTAAAACGCTTCAGGAGCGGTACTTAAGCAGTAAAACCCTCAGTGCACGGTTTATGTGGGAGGCGGAGACGTGGGTGCGGCTTGAAAAACATCAAAACATAGTTGTTGCGGAGTACGTTACAAAGATTGAGGACTTGCCGTTTATCTGTCTTGAGTACATAGAGGGAAATGAAAAGTACGGAGCGGAGCTTAAGGGCTGGATAAGAAAGGGCGGCATTGACTTGCCCGGCAGTGTTAACTTTGCTTTACAGTTTTGTAACGGTATGGTCCACGCCTCTACAAAGTTTAAGGAAATGAAGCGTCCCTTTATTTACAGGGATGTAAAACCGGCAAATATAATGGTTACAGCGGAGAGGGTATTAAAAATTACAGATTTCGGCCTTGTAAAGTTAGCACTGGAGCCGGAGGCTAAAGCAGATAAAAAGCGCAAAAATGATGATGAGCCGGAGGATTTTTCTCTTACCCAGGTTGGTACGATTGTCGGTACTCCCTACTATATGTCTCCTGAGCAGTGGTTGTGTAAGGAGTTGGATGTAAGAGCCGATATCTATGCGTTTGGTTGTGTTTTCTATGAAATGATTACAGGGAACCCGCCGTTTGCAGCCGCAACACTTGATGAAATTAAACAACTTCACATAAATGTAACACCTAAACCAATCCCCGATTTACCGGCCAGGCTCTCTGCCTTAATAGGTACCTGCCTTAAAAAGGACAAAAACAAAAGGTACAGCGATTTTAGCATTATCAGAGATGAACTTAACGACATGTATCATTCATTTACCGGCTCAAGGGTGTATCAGGATGATAAATCGGTTATTAAAAAATCGTGGGAACTTATTAACAAGGGGATATCTCTTTTCAACCTAAAGTACTATAATGAGGCACTTGAGTGCTTTAATGCAGCCATAAGGCTAAAAGCATCAAATCCGGACGCATACAGAGGCCGCGGGAGCACATATCATGCTTTGGGTAAATTTGATGAGGCAATAAAGGATTTTAAAGATTCTTTAAGATTAAACCCTGCATCAGCCGAGACGTACTACAACCGCGGGGTAACATACTTTGCCACAGGACGCAACGAAAAAGCGGCGGAGGATTACACTAAGGCGATAGAGCTTGATGAAAACTATGCTGAAGCGTACTTTAACCGTGGTGTTGTTTTAAGAAAACTTGGCAAACTCGATGAAGCCGTTGCAGACTACGGAGAGGCTATTCGTGTTAAGCCTAACTATGTCAAAGCCTACCAAAGCCGTGGAAATGCGCACTTTGCTATGGGCAATTTTGAGGCGGCCGCCGCCGACTACAAAAAAGCATATAAACTAAACAGAAATACTCTTGATGCGCTTTTTAATCTCGCACTGTCTTCAGAACATCTTGGGAAAAACGAGGAAGCCATATTATATTGGAAACTTTTTATATCAGAGGCAAAGAACTCCCCCGAGCAAAGTGCAAAAGTGGAAACCGCCAGAGCTCACTTGCAATCCCTTTCCTAA
- a CDS encoding YraN family protein, with protein MNNVATGKQGEKLAGEFIKKLGYQILEKNYKNKIGEIDIIAKDGDCVVFIEVKTRLNDTFGMPVEAVNFRKIHKIKNTALIYMKTLDNPAAVRFDVISVMIGAKQYQIEHIKGAFEG; from the coding sequence ATGAACAATGTTGCTACAGGGAAGCAGGGGGAAAAATTAGCCGGTGAGTTTATAAAAAAGCTGGGGTATCAGATTTTAGAAAAAAATTACAAGAATAAAATAGGTGAAATTGATATAATAGCAAAGGACGGCGACTGTGTTGTCTTTATAGAGGTGAAAACGAGGCTCAATGATACATTTGGAATGCCGGTTGAAGCAGTTAACTTTAGAAAAATTCATAAAATAAAAAACACGGCATTAATTTATATGAAAACCTTAGATAATCCGGCAGCGGTCAGATTTGATGTTATCAGCGTTATGATAGGTGCTAAACAGTATCAAATCGAGCACATAAAGGGCGCCTTTGAGGGTTAA
- a CDS encoding ABC transporter ATP-binding protein translates to MSLLSVNQLSVSFKIGGRDVRVVNSLSFDINKGEIFGVVGESGSGKSMTALSIMGILPENAKSDGQIFFNGENLELLSPQRRRALRGNSVSMIFQEPMTSLNPVLTVGYQIAEVLVTHKCLSWREANNRAVELLNEVKIPSAQRRAKDYPHQMSGGMRQRVMIAMAIACQPELLIADEPTTALDVTIAAQILNLIHSIKENKNMSVMFITHDLGIVSEHTDRVAIMYAGTIVESAKTEELFNRPLHPYTIGLLNSIPGNKGQPLESILGTVPRADWLPCGCRFSDRCRFVLPKCLSDEPELRDTGDGRLLRCIRNERLSS, encoded by the coding sequence ATGTCACTGCTTAGTGTAAATCAGCTCAGCGTTAGTTTTAAAATCGGCGGCAGAGATGTACGCGTTGTCAATTCCCTGAGCTTTGATATAAATAAAGGTGAGATATTTGGAGTTGTCGGTGAAAGTGGTTCCGGTAAAAGCATGACGGCTCTTTCTATTATGGGTATTTTGCCTGAAAATGCCAAAAGTGACGGACAGATTTTTTTTAACGGCGAGAACCTTGAACTTCTTAGCCCGCAAAGACGCAGAGCACTCAGGGGCAATTCAGTTTCCATGATTTTTCAAGAACCCATGACTTCCTTAAATCCTGTACTTACCGTGGGCTACCAGATAGCTGAAGTGCTGGTAACACATAAGTGTCTCTCATGGCGTGAGGCTAACAACAGGGCTGTTGAGCTGCTCAATGAGGTAAAGATACCATCTGCACAGCGCAGGGCTAAGGACTATCCCCATCAGATGTCCGGTGGTATGAGGCAGAGGGTTATGATAGCCATGGCAATTGCTTGCCAACCTGAGCTCCTTATCGCCGATGAGCCCACTACAGCTTTAGATGTCACTATTGCTGCTCAAATACTAAACTTGATACACTCTATTAAAGAAAATAAAAACATGTCTGTAATGTTTATAACACATGATTTGGGAATTGTCTCCGAACATACAGACAGAGTGGCGATAATGTATGCAGGCACAATCGTTGAGTCTGCAAAGACTGAGGAGCTGTTTAATCGCCCCTTGCATCCTTATACTATAGGACTTCTTAATTCAATACCAGGGAACAAGGGACAGCCCCTGGAGTCTATACTGGGCACAGTGCCGCGGGCTGACTGGCTACCCTGCGGCTGCAGGTTTTCAGACAGGTGCCGCTTTGTTCTGCCAAAGTGTTTGTCAGATGAGCCGGAGCTCAGAGACACCGGTGACGGCAGACTTCTCAGGTGTATCAGAAACGAAAGGCTGTCATCATAA